In Fulvia fulva chromosome 10, complete sequence, a single window of DNA contains:
- a CDS encoding Thiol-specific monooxygenase, with the protein MGSLEAESRFKADSVAIIGAGPSGVAAAKYLLAERAFSRITVFEQRSGVGGIWNYVPYDEASPKDVSVPQTNPHSAVAKPLWRHSNASKLLGKDVEEQAAFLTPLYERLETNIPRSLMGFSALAWPENTQLFPKHDDVLAYLERHAEGVRHLISFNTQVLDVHEKDDGTWHITTQAVSKSERHDVQEHDFDAVIVANGHYDIPYIPSAAGIEAWNSAYPGIISHSKLYRKPEHYTGKKVIVVGNSASGIDIGAQIATVSQHPLLMSQKSESYLQVGDPSPGKQEKPEIVEYILKDRSVRFADGTIESNIDSILYCTGYFYSFPFVRNLDPPLITTGERVENTYLHTFYRPNPSLAFTVLNQKVIPFPFSEAQAAVIARVFSGRLTLPSPGEMEDWEVETVEEMGDGRSFHVLKFPKDAEFINMLHDWAVSVDDQSQADGVKKIGKTPPRWGEKEYWTRERFPSIKKAFQDLADERHQRTSLEDVGYNFEKWKQEKAEEDKKLL; encoded by the exons ATGGGCTCCCTCGAAGCTGAGAGCCGCTTCAAAGCAGACAGTGTAGCAATCATCGGGGCCGGTCCCAGTGGTGTAGCAGCGGCGAA GTATCTCCTCGCCGAACGAGCCTTCTCCCGAATCACAGTCTTCGAGCAACGATCTGGAGTGGGTGGGATATGGAACTATGTACCATACGATGAGGCGTCCCCAAAGGATGTCTCGGTACCTCAGACGAACCCTCATTCGGCCGTTGCTAAGCCTCTCTGGCGGCACAGCAATGCGTCCAAGCTGCTTGGGAAAGATGTAGAAGAGCAGGCGGCGTTTCTGACGCCGCTATATGAAAGGCTGGAGACAAATATTCCTCGTAGTCTGATGGGCTTCTCGGCCCTAGCCTGGCCGGAAAACACCCAGCTGTTTCCAAAGCATGATGATGTTCTGGCATACCTTGAACGTCATGCTGAGGGCGTCAGGCACCTCATCTCGTTCAATACTCAGGTCCTAGACGTTCACGAGAAGGACGACGGAACATGGCATATCACGACACAGGCAGTGAGCAAAAGCGAGCGGCACGACGTTCAGGAGCACGACTTTGATGCTGTAATCGTCGCCAATGGTCACTACGACATACCTTACATCCCCTCCGCTGCTGGCATCGAAGCCTGGAACTCGGCATACCCAGGGATAATATCACATTCCAAGTTGTATCGCAAGCCAGAACACTACACTGGCAAGAAGGTCATCGTAGTAGGCAACTCTGCCTCCGGCATTGACATTGGGGCTCAGATCGCGACAGTGTCTCAGCATCCTCTGCTGATGTCACAAAAGTCCGAATCATATCTGCAGGTGGGCGATCCAAGTCCTGGTAAGCAAGAAAAGCCGGAGATTGTTGAGTATATTTTGAAAGACCGCAGTGTCCGTTTCGCAGATGGCACAATCGAGAGCAACATAGATTCCATCCTTTACTGCACAGGCTACTTCTACAGCTTTCCATTCGTCCGAAACCTGGATCCACCCTTAATCACGACTGGCGAGAGGGTCGAGAACACATATCTGCACACGTTCTACAGACCGAATCCCAGCCTAGCATTCACGGTGCTCAATCAGAAAGTCATTCCATTCCCATTCTCAGAGGCCCAAGCTGCAGTCATTGCGAGAGTCTTTTCAGGTCGGCTTACACTTCCAAGCCCCGGCGAGATGGAAGATTGGGAGGTTGAAACAGTCGAGGAGATGGGTGATGGTAGGAGCTTTCATGTCCTGAAGTTCCCAAAAGATGCAGAGTTCATCAATATGCTGCATGATTGGGCTGTTAGTGTCGACGATCAGTCGCAGGCCGATGGTGTCAAGAAGATTGGCAAAACGCCGCCTCGCTGGGGCGAGAAGGAGTATTGGACACGAGAAAGGTTCCCGAGCATTAAGAAGGCTTTCCAGGATCTAGCAGATGAGAGACATCAGAGAACGAGTCTTGAAGATGTTGGATATAACTTCGAGAAGTGGAAGcaggagaaggcggaggagGATAAGAAGCTGCTGTAG